GCCAGCCATAAGAGCCGTGACACATCACAACGCACGGGTAGGGGCCATCGCCGTGTTTGGCGGCATCCGGCAACTCAAGATCGCCAAAAATCTGCTGGTCCTGCGCTGTGCCATTCAGAATGTGCGTGAACTCAAAGGCATCACTGCTGGTGATCGTCAGCCGCTCACCCCGGTCTGTGCGCGGGTCACGTGTAAGTTCAACCATCCCGTTATATCCTCCCGGTCGCATTGCTGACGTGCGCCAGCAACGCTGTTTTTGAGTGCGCTTTGCCCGCAGGATGGGCCGAATGCATACATGCGGCAACCGGGTGAACTTCCATTTGTCGTCTGTGCACCCGCCCTGGACCCCGCGGTCAAGCCGCGGGGAAGCAATGATAGGGGGCACAAAGCATGCCTCCCCGCGGCTTGATAACCCTTTAGCCCTCCGGCTTGACCGGAGGGGTGGGGCCCAGAGCACCTGACTCCATAGGCCACGATGAGGCACGACACTAAAACCCGACCATCAGCGCGCTTCCCCGCAGCTTGATAACCCTTTAGCCCTCCGGCTTGACCCGAGGGGCGGGGCCCAGGGCAACCGGATTCAATCTACCAGCGACTCACCCTAAACCCCTGACTCTTATGGGGTTGCCATAAGAATCACTCCTGTGATTCAGTGCGCCTATGAGAATGCATAATTCGATTCGCACCAGTCAGTATGGTGGCCGCTATTCCGTTGAACGCGATGGCCTGCGTGCCCGGCTGGGTCGTGCCATTCTGCCCGTCGCGTGCCTGTGCATCATGGGCTATTTCGGCTGGCACGCGGTGCATGGCGACCACGGGCTTTTGAAACTGGTCGAAATGCGCGAGGTCCGCGCCGGGCTTGAGGCGCAGGTGGCGTCCGCCCGCGATGTCCGTGCGGGTCTTGAGCGCGACGTGGCGCTGCTGCGCCCTGAAAGCCTTGACC
The Pyruvatibacter sp. genome window above contains:
- a CDS encoding septum formation initiator family protein, whose protein sequence is MHNSIRTSQYGGRYSVERDGLRARLGRAILPVACLCIMGYFGWHAVHGDHGLLKLVEMREVRAGLEAQVASARDVRAGLERDVALLRPESLDPDLLDERARAALGFAHPDELTIFVDE